The sequence below is a genomic window from Paramisgurnus dabryanus chromosome 4, PD_genome_1.1, whole genome shotgun sequence.
CTGACTCAAGATAATAACCGAGTGGCTGGGTGCAGAGATCAGCAGGCGATCCATTCGGCAGCTCTTACCTCTCATTCTCTTTTACCACCTGCTCCAGGCTGGCTTTGACGTCTGTCATCTGCCTCTGCGAGTGTGAAAGACAAACAAATGTGTGAgtaaaagtgtgtattttttaGAGAAAATGCACTCTTCAACAGCCAATTTATTACACAGTGCATTTATCTTAAGTTGGAAATAAATTGCAGTTTACAGCTGACAGCATGAGTCCTATCAAGATTTGTCGTGTGATGTagtgcagtggttcccaactcCAGTCCTCAAGGCCCCCTCTCCCAAAATGCTTTAAATGTCTCCTTaaatgaaacacctgattccactcaCCCGTCTTCTTTCAGAATGATTGAGATGTTTCCTTAATTAACAAACTGACAAGATGATGAACTGAATtaggtgttttatatatggtgacatctaaaacattctggaagaggggtcctgaggactggagttgggaaccactgatgtAGTGTGCTGTGGTTTTCTGTACAGTACTGTGGTGTGTTGTAGTGTACTATATGTAGTGTGATGTCATCAATTGTGGTTTACTGCGGTGTATAGTACTATATTTAGTGGTGTAATGAATGAAGTGCAGTGTGAGCATTTATGCAAAGAATACCTGATAGAACTTAAGCTGCATGTCCATCTGTTGTATATGTCTGTCATACTCTTCAATAAGAGGAGCCATTAGACtgaaaatacacaaacacaggTCATTATTTTGGATAATAGGTTATTAACATTTAGTATGCAAGAAACAGTGGATTGTATTTTATCATACTATATGATTCATATTGCAATATACTTTAATTACTATAATTGTACCTTAAAAATACAACTTGATTatagagcacatatgtgaagttttagctcaaaataccatataaataatttactgTAGCATGTTAAAATAGCTTCTCATGTgagtgtgtgcaaaaatgtaccGTTttggtgtgtcttttaaaatgcaaatgagcggttgACGTGCAAACATTgttcacaatgatggtggtttgttgaaattgaaacttaattgtgctgttaattattttttttctctctctcttcactaAATGGAAGGGCTGTGGTTGGATAgagcagattaaggggtggtattattataataagagctccttatgacatcataaggagaacCAAATTTCAACAATCTATTTtttccaaaactaagttactgggttgatctttttcacattttctaggttgataaaagcactggggacccaattatagcacttaaacatggaaaaaatcagattttcatgccatggcccctttaaatatactgcatacacaatacacatacatataattTACATGTAAATATTAGAGTGGTGCTAATGCAGGGTTCACAGTCACACCAGACGTGGTAGacgcggcaagcgcgagtgatttacatctAATGTTACTTATGTTAAGTCAAGGCAAAGCGCGGTGCGAATGGCGCGGAAcgcgcaaattgagcgttgacGCTGGAAACGCGTGAGTTGAATTCCGagccgtgttaaccaatcaggaccttgctgaagtagtgacgtgattacaggaagcgagcggagtctcagaagcccctcccatgatgcgaatttccgtgtgaatgtctcgaatgactaaaatttctaaaatttaaaaaatttgtatGCACTATTGtgtcaaaaaattattaatgcTTTACAGACTTACCCTCTGTCTGAGAGCCAAGGGGCTGCAGACTCCACATCTTCAGCCTAAACACAACAAAAAGAGGAGAAAAAGGGTTAGTCTCTAAGGTATTTTATCTATATGgtgttgtgtttgtttagaccaaggggcaaccttccgatctctctgatgaagccaatacagaagtgacttaaactgcaattcattgactggctGCTAAAggcaggctccaaaagggagtcaactCCCAAATactcccatgttaaaatggccaactttacagtagaaaataatgtttGCAGACTGGTaaaaaagttagttttaaagatTTAATTTTCAGATGAACGAATCATTAAATACCCTACAGACTACACAATTCACAAAAAGATGGATATGATATTCTATAGAGCAGCATGGTGGGTTGACCTCATACATAATCAAAACAAtattaaataattcataataCATCAGATCAAACTAACCTGTGACACAGATGAGGGGGGAGGAAATTCATCCTGATATCGACCCAGAACTGAGTTCAAACGATTCACTGATAAGACACAAAGCAAAATGTAAGTGATGATAACATGCATCACATTGATCATTATTATTTCATTACCAGTCTCACCTTGATCTCGAAGAAATTCTACCTCTGTTGTCATTTTGCAGTCTGCAATACAATGAAGAAGAATGCTTTGAGTTTTACTTTCGGATTTAAACAATGTTATCGTTTTCATTACAATAAATAGGTATAACAACATAGCATTCATCCAGCACGAATTATCCCAGGAGATTTTTCTTTGTGTAGCAACATAAATTGATGATTCAATTTATTTACttcataaaatataattttatcgaTTTAACTTACATTATCAGAGAGTATTAAGCTGTTGGATCTTCTTGAATAGATACGAAGAAACAAATCTGATGCTCGTGTGGAATCTCAGCAAAGCATCGAGTCCCTGGTATCCAGGTGGAGATTTGAAGTGGATACTCAAACAGGCTAACGGATGCATGTCTTTAGAAATCCATTATAAATCAGCCTCATTGTGCCATTTGAATGTGTCGTGAATGTTTATTATTCCGCCGCTATATGCGATTggtttatattaaaatgtttgttagaaataaaaaaaatccatgtaCTTCTGCAAATCCTTCCGCCTTGAGGTTTGAAGAACGTTTGCACCAATCAGATCCATCTTCTTCGACGCCCAGATTCTTTCTTGGCCAATCAGATTCATTCTCGGCGACGCGGTGTAACCGATTAAGCGTCCCCGGGAAACTTCAAGTTGTTTCGTTCCGGGATTTGTCAGACTTCTTCCCTATTCGTGTGATATTATTTGGAATTTAAAAATGACGAAGACCCTCGGTGTAACCGAATAGGGTAAGACTTTTGTCCTTTGattacactttatttttttagttcCACCTGAATATCTGCCTTCCGCGACAATTAAACTGATATGAGGTGTGTGCAATTCAGGAAGTGACAGGCAGCAGGAGTCATGTTTATGATGAAAAAGTTATGTTTATGAGGTCTCTGCTTGTCTATGATTGTTGAAACCTGTTACATATTAGTCAGTCTTGTGCCTTCATTTGTGCTGTTCAAAGGTATGATAAAGATGAGTTGTTTTATCATAAATTGAtacttgcatgtttttaaataaatgtgatttaagcaatgaaacactgcaaataaaatcattttaatgATCATTTCAGGTCCTGCTAGAAGTGGTGAACCTTATCAGAAATTCTTAACAGTGTCTGTATCGGTTGTATACTTTTAACTGCAATGGAGTTTTCCATCAATACCACCTGGGATAGCTTACCTGTAGATCATAAACCGGTAAAAATTCGGTTTTCACCTGGTGAGGATGGTTTGATGATGCACGTAACTGCTCCTTTCTTCAATGACCCTCCAGCACCAGCCGGACCCCCTGGACCGTTTCCTGGTCTCTGGGATTATGAGGGTATGCATGCATCAATACTTTTGTCCTCACATCTTATTTTTTAGTGCTTTAAAGTATTTCTGTACACAGGGTCaaattaatatgtttaaatttTAGAGAAAGAGTTGTGTTGAGGGAAGTTGATCCTGCATACATACAGTAATCCTTTATCCTTAGACTATCTAGATTATAGATTATTGGCAGATAAACATAAATCAGATTAAACATTGTAGGGAATTTAAGTGTTGtttaaatttaacaaaaatgttgtTTGATGTTAAATGTCTGTGGTTTGATGTATGTCTTTGACTTACAGTGGTTGAATCCTTCTTCCTAAACAGCAACACTGAGCAGTATCTAGAGGTGGAAGTCTGCCCGTATGTTGTGCTTACAGTTAATTTCAGACACcagaattatttattattttttatatttatatgattaCCAATGTGCTATTTATGTGTTACTAATATGTTTTGATTTTGCAGACATGGACAACACCTTGTTCTGCTGCTAAAAGGGAAACACAATGCATTTATGGTAATTAAACAGTTTGATaagtttataatttttttaacatgtattaaatgtattaatgagattatatatatatatatatatatatatatatatatatatatatatatatatatatatataatattatgtattataataAATTTCTGCACCACTAGCGTCACCTAACAATACACTACTtcaaaaaattatgaaaataaatcaAAAGCTTTTCAAACACTACGCCCTTTTGTCATTGGTCAGCCAAACAGCCAGTCCTGCCCAAACCAATTTTGGTTTGTCAGATTGGTTAggatacttaaaaatgttttgaaaccACCACAGAGCTTTCGAAACTATTTCTCTGCACATTCATCTGGGACAGGAGACAGCATCTTAACATTgaaaaaatgacacattaattaaaaaaataataaatttggTATCATAGAGATAATATCTAAGCCAGttgtctccaacatggtgcccacaGGCATCAGGTTGCACGCACATAGTCTGTAAGGtctgccaaagcacattctattaattgcttcaattttaatatttttatattggcTTTTTatgtatgtaaacattttaaacaacgataaaacatattaacaagtaaaatgaaataaatcaacaagtaaaacaaaaaagttttaagtagactttatcaaaaaagtagccctccagtttgtttatccattgtggtagcccttgctcacaaaaggTTTGACCCCTGATCTAAACAATATGAAATGTTTGGATGTGACTTGACCATTATTATTCTCATAATCTGTTACAGCAACAGCTTCCTCTTTCGTTCACGGCCAATATAGAGGACAAAACATGGAGGGGAGAGGCACTTTTGCCCTGGAGGTATTTCCCTCAGGGCATTAACAAGATGAACTCCTACGCTATCCATGGCTCTGGTGCGGGAAGGACTTACGAGTCTCTATATCCTGTGCCAAGAGAAGACCTTGAAGAGGGGCAGGGACCAGATTTGTACGTTTTTGATTTATCTAATGGCACTATATGAGCTCTTCCCTAACACCAGTCTAAGAGTCTTGTCTCGTCCCAACAGCCATCGTCTCGAGTATTTCCAGAGCTTCACACTGCAAAGCATCATGGGAGAAGCCTGGGTCCAGCCAGAGTCTGATCTGTGGAATGGTGCAAGCAAATTTGTGCAGAAAAGCACAAATTAATTCAAACCTGGTTCATAATCGgcttattttgattttttttaacagcaTAATGACTCGTAATTTGCTTTCATGGCTGTGTTAGAGCACAAAGTCCACCGCAGCCTGATCAAAGTTAATGATGTGGCTTGTTTTAATGTGGGTATAATGTGAATATAATGGGTTTTATTATCACAATTTAATAAATCTTGAATCAGTAATGCAGCACTAATCTCGACGCTAAGTATTACGTCAAGCGCCAAATGTCTCTGCAGCAATATGCGATAAATGGGAATTATGTTAATTTTTATTGAAATGAACCATTTAAATTTGAAGTTGTAAATGGGTTCCCAGCACATTAAGTAAAGAAACAAATAAATGCAAACATTTAATAATCAGACATTTCATTACTTTTCATTTAACTTCTTTAACCCTTTCTAGTCATTCCCCAAAtaaatttaatgtttattaatgtttataGCTGTCAGCATCAGGATTAAAAAAGCGAGCCTTATCTCTCTCAACAAAACCATGCGTATAATCAATAGGTGCCGTGTTAGCTGCAAATTAGCGACTAATAAGACGGAACACGAGTTTATAATTACAGCCGCTGTCCTTTAAATGAATATTAGCAGTGACTACTGAGCCGTTGCTCTTTATTCACCGAACCTCTGACACCAGTCAAAAAAAGAGAAGGGGATGTGCACCACAGGCATGCACAGAATACAAAGAAACATAGACTCCAATATATCATGCATGACTAACATATAGATTTTTTAGTACTTAATACAGAAATATTTTTGATTCTGTACACGTGAAATGTATAGTAATGCCTGTAATCTGTCTGAGCATTACATCACACGTTACTGTTatctgtcagaaaaaaaaattgtcaaaatatgttccccaactgtcaccgggacagtaccttttttaaaaaatacagctttgcACTAATCAAtgtttatattagtacctcagaggtacatattgataccaaatgaatacatatctgtaccaaatggaacatattaggaccttttaaagggtactgccccaattttgaccatttttctaacagtgtattAAGTTAGCTTACTTGcattatacactcacctaaaggattattaggaacaccatactaatacagTGTTCGACCCTCTTTCGcattcagaactgccttaattctatgtgtcattgattcaacaaggtgctgaaagcattctttagaaatgttggcccatactGATAGGATAGCAtattgcagttgatggagatttgtgggatgcacatccagggcacgaagctcccgttcaaccacatcccaaagatgctctattgggttgagatctgctGACTGTGGGGGcaattttagtacagtgaactcgttgtcatgttcaagaaaccaatttgaaatgattcgagctttgtgacatggtgcattatcctgctgaaagtagccattagaggatgggtacatggtggtcataaagggatggacatggtcagaaacaatgctcaggtaggctgtggcatctaaatgatgcccaattggcactaaggggcctaaagtgtgccaagaaaacattcctcacaccataacaccaccaccacctgaagttctactattgacgttacagttacgttttgcacagtggtaacaaggcatgatggatccatgttctcattctgttcacgccaaattctgactctaccatctgaatgtctcaacagaaatcgagactcatcagaccaggcaacatttttcaacagtccaattttggtgagcttgtgcatattgtagcctctttttcctatttgtggtggagatgagtggtacccggtggggtcttctgctgttgtagcccatccgccttaaggttgtgcgtgttgtggcttcagaaatgctttgctgcatacctcggttgtaatgaatggttatttcagtcaaagttgctcttctatcagcttgaatcagtcggcccattctcctttGACCTCTAgtatcaacaaggcattttcgtccacaggactgccgcatactaaacatttttcccttttcacaccattctttgtaaaccctagaaatggttgtgcgtgaaaatcccagtaactgagcagattgtgaaatactctgACTGGctcgtctggcaccaacaaccatgccacgctcaaaatagCTTAAATcgcctttctttcccattctgacattcagtttggagttcaggagattgtcttgaccaggaccacacccctaaatgtattgaagcaactgccatgtgattggttgattagataattgcattaatgagaaattgaaggtgagtgtatattaacaataatatgcatattcattatttataagctcatattttctatacatttataatttatacagTCTCTTTACAACTAGAAAAAAGCCAAAAGAACTACCCCACATCCTGGCCGTCACTCAAATGACACACAGCCTCACAGTAATCACATTTGTTCTCTCCATTTGCAATCTATTCACCGGGGGAAATAGCAGAGCACAAATTGCTTCTTGTTAGGAGCGGAGCGAAGTCAATCAGATGGCCTTCCACTCATGTTTGTTAAATCAGGGATAATTTATGCACTGACATTTTGTAATTGATAGGACACCAGTTCAAAAATGAATGGGTGGACCggacaatgacatgttttcaattgtattTCTGCCCACGGTACACTGTTAGCCTCACAAAAACACGATTGATTTCATCGAATTCGCATTAGCAGCCAACCCGATAGCTGAAGGGGTGGGAGAGATTACTGTCGcccattttcaaaaataaaaaatatgaatcaTGTTTGATATTTAATTCCATTATGTCCCTAATGGACCTGTTTACCTGTCATATTTGacctttttatatatttgtcaCAGGCAAGTAATATCTGCCCTAAAACACAGATTTTTCTGTTGAAATGCACATCAAcaatcaaaatgttttgaacatTAGACCTGCAGTAGTGATGGTTTACAAAAGTATCACAGCATTTCGATATATTTAGTGGTCTTGCGAAGCCAATTATTTCTATCTTTCTCTTCTTGCAGACATATCTTTGGCACGTAATTCATCCTAGACGATAACTCAAATAATGTGTGTAACACAAAAGTTGTACTATTGCTTCTCTGAACAATTTCTTACAAACTTCGAAATGACTTGGACTTTTGTTAAAAAGGGATCAAAAGAACCATATTAgattgttatataaaaatatggATGGGCTCTTTGAATCGGGCAGTTTACAAGAGCCCTAgtcctacactgtcagaaataaatggTCAAAAAGCTGAGACAGTACCCCATTAAAattacagctttgcacctaaacagttcatattagtacctcagaggtacatatcgATACCAAAGAGTGCAGATTTTAGTACATCAAAGTTACATATTGGtgtcaaatgtatacatatctgtacgtAAATGGTAAAAATGAAAGATaccatagaatgtaaaactgtatttacctaggcatagataaTGTACACtaccaacattaaattacacattaaaaaaaaggtgtgactgctgagttagcgctatatgctagttaatgctatatgctagccttcaggctgaagttctactattgacgttacagttacgttttgtaggtccatactgaaaagaCACAAATAAACTGACCACTCAGaaatgtccattaacaatctcagAATAATTGGTGGTTCCTCTGTGTCTTCGTCTGATAAGGCTCAAACATATAGggacggtttcccggacagggattagtctagtcctagactaaaataaatgtaatagctgtctaaactgaaaacatcttgcactgacatatcttaaaatacaccagtgccctcaaaatgcacaccagtaatgtttttagtaaggcatgtttgttaaaaatagctatattttctaattaaactaaggcttagtcctggtttaagataatccctgccttggaaaccaccccataaggTCTTTGAGCTACTGACATGAGCCTcactgtgaaacagccaatcagagcacagttcaacattattattcatggcCCTTCCAAATAAGGTAAAAACAGCACAATTCATTCTAGAGAATTGTAAATGGAGATGTAAAGCTgattctggataatttttgcacttaataaattcacataccttctatgtagatatcagagaataatttaacaaattatttcaatgcattctttggcacctttaagacctttttaaatgGTCAGCTTGGGACATTTCTGGCATTGTAGGTACCAGAATATCCTAAAGAATTGGGACAGGCTTTTTCGACTCATTTTGCACCAGCAAGCATCACCGTCTAGTATTTTTAACACTGTTcatcataaaaaatatcaatCATTTTGCTCAGAGCTCCAATgctttaaaggcatttccataGCAACGCAAGCTTTTTTGGCTAAAAAGGGAGCTCTCAGGGAgaatattttcttttataactttgtcatcatcataAACATTAGTATtatactttctctctctcacacaaacGCGCACAGACACATCAGTGAAGCCCATTAAAGACCGCTATAAGAGACGGAGGCCTAACAGTAAAGGATGATAAAAACCTCACTCACAAAGCGGAGGgttatttttacagattttAAAGGGAGGGGGAGATGATAAATCTGAGTTGGAAGGCAGTAATAAGAGACCGTGGCAGGCAACACAACATTATCGGCCTGTTTGTGCAGTGTGGAAGTGCTAGAGGGAGCGGGGTTACTGAGCAGAGCCTTTAACCGCACAACACACTCTGATTGATAGAGGAATAAAGGTCGTTCTCTGTGATGAATGAATATTTCGATAAAACCCAATCACGGCGCGCT
It includes:
- the c4h4orf33 gene encoding UPF0462 protein C4orf33 homolog gives rise to the protein MEFSINTTWDSLPVDHKPVKIRFSPGEDGLMMHVTAPFFNDPPAPAGPPGPFPGLWDYEVVESFFLNSNTEQYLEVEVCPHGQHLVLLLKGKHNAFMQQLPLSFTANIEDKTWRGEALLPWRYFPQGINKMNSYAIHGSGAGRTYESLYPVPREDLEEGQGPDFHRLEYFQSFTLQSIMGEAWVQPESDLWNGASKFVQKSTN